TGGATATGTAAGATACTTTCTGTCAGGATAAAATCATTAAAATATTGAAGTCCATACCCCGAAGTATTATAACTGGTCACTAAAGCTTGCAAAGTGAGCGCAGTGATTTTCTTGTACCTATTAAATTTTACATAAAAAATAGAATTGCCATAATGATGTCTGAAGCATTTCTCATAATTTACAAGCAGATTGTACGCATAGTCCGGACCTATTTGCGAACCTCCGTCATCGATCAGTTTCTTTAATGCATTAATTTGCTCGAGGAGTTGATCAACACTGTCCTCAACTTTGTCAATAAGATCGTCGTCCTTCACTTTCTTTAAGTAATCCAGCACATCCTTCTCGATATAAAATTCCAACTCATTATAAAGCAGCTTATCCATGTCGATTGCTCTTATGTTGCTTCGGATTTCTTCCGTATCTTCCAATGATGACATCTGAATCAGATGATATAAAAAAGTAGTATTCAGCGAAGCTAGAAAATAGGTCACTCCTTTTTCAGGACTAATTTTTTCCAAATTCTTTATTTCATTTAAAATGAAATAAGATGTTCTGTAATTATTCGATGATACCAAAAAATTCCCAAATGCATATTCCATAGTAAGATAATCCAAGTTTCCATCGGCCTGCTTTAGTTTTCTGATAAGTTTGTCAAAATCAAAATTTCTGTAATTACAAATCATACAGTCACAGACAGTATCTTCAGGACTTAAATCAATATCTACCGCAACTATATTGTCATCCTCACAGCTAAAAATATGAGTCTTTGAAACCCCAATAACACCTTTTTTCCGTCTTAATTCTAACTGATAGTCACGAACTGCGTGAATTTTAGTAATCATACATTTATTAAGAAATTTGAACGACCATCTTAATCTTTCCATCGCTTCATTAATATCTATTCCTTCCAATTCTGTTATTAAAGAATCCGAGAAACTAATCTCTCTTCCATCCACAGAAATTTTGGTCAATAGCGTATAAATATCTGGATTGATCGTAAAAAGCTTATCATCATGGTAATGCCATACATATTCATCCAAAATATTAAAAGGCCTTATAGAAGCTAGATAATCTGGACTTACAAAACCAAACTCTTCAAACCTTTTAAGTGAATAGTAAATTTTATCAATAATATGAACGTTCTCACTTTCAGTTTTTGATTGATCTTTTGAAAGTTCGAACAGCGTATCTGTATTAGATCTCTCAGTAAGATCATATTTCATAAATCTATCGTTATGAAATAGAAATAAAAGTTCCTTCAGTTTATCTTCATTGTTTAATTCTTTTAAAAGGTAAACCTGACATTTCGAACTATCCTGTGATCTATAAAACCTAATTTCATTGATGTTAGTAACTATAACCCAATTACAGTTACCACCGGTCTTGTGTGCATAGCCAAACCCTTGCTCTACAGCTGAAATACTCTTTTCCCGTTTTTGTTTTGTGTCTAGATTAGTTTTTGGATCCTTTACCTCTATAACAACTCTAACTTCATCTTTCTTTTTATCCTTATAAAAATAACCTAGAACCGCATCGGGCTTGGTACCGTCTGTTAACGATTTTTTCTCTTCCCGCAGCATCCATTTGTGAGCATTTCCGTAATTGAAATTTAAAATATCTCCAAAAAAAGTAGTAACAAATCTAGATTTTATCTCCTCTTCTTTTAAACTACTGAACTTTCCAGACTCCAACTCTTTAATAAGTGATTCCACGAGATTTTTTATTCGTCGAATATTGGGCACAGTAGATAATTTAAAATCATACAAAAACTTATTTAGAAAGAATTCGGAAAAAATGGGCTTATTCATCATGGATTACTTGTTAAAACAAAAATACATAATGCAAATATATTTTGGTCAAAAATTAGATCCATGGACCTTAAATTCGCCATTTCCTTACTTATTATTTCCAATACTGAGTTTTCAAACCAGTTTTTATCTGAACAACTAAAGAAAAAAATCCCACAAAATAATATTTCTGATATCGAATGAGTAATAGATAATGAAATATACCAAAATTGCAACCGAGAGGAGACTCATTACGGTATCCCGTAACCTCAATTATGAAATAATCTTTAATTTTAGGAATAAAAAGAAATATGGTACGACCCCAGCAAATTTTTTTTAAGATGCAAATTGAAATGTGGCCCTTATAAAGTTACCAAGACATTGCTCTCAGACCAAGAAAATTTGTGCATTTTTATTTTGATCATATTACTTTTAAAGATAAATTTAACATCTATTAACCTGATAACTCCTTAATGGAAAAAAATGAAATCCGCTCTTACAAAGATAGAATTCGAATTTTTTTTATTCTATATTTTTTCAGCGAACCTTTCACAAGTGATGAAAGGCCACATGCTGTCAGACTTTTCAAAACGGAAACAAGAATTCAGAAAATAGATTTTCTATTCAGAAATCCCGATTATTTAGCTTATGAATTGCTATTGATAGCCAAAAACGATAAAAGCAAATCAGCAAAAATTAAAGATATAGTCAGAAATATACTACAAACAAACGAGCCTACGCTGAAACGTCTTGAAATGGAAAGATTCTTCTATGGAGCATATGAAGATATTGATGATATCATCGGTTTCTTATCCGGCATAGGTTTTATCGAATTTGACAGTAAGAAAAGCAGTGATTTTAAGACCATCGACAAACAATACTATATTTTGAAGGCTGCAGAGGATAAAATGGCAATGGGTATTTCCGACATGAAATTTATCCAGTGGTACAAAGAACGATGCCTACTCATCGCCGAATATTTTGGAGATCTTTCTGGTACACAGTTGAAAGTAAATCAATACAGAGTCGATCAATATAGAGATACAAGTTATAAAGAGTACATCGGATCTATCGAAGAAACAGTAAGGAAAGAATACAGCCAGCTATACAACGAAATAATATGAAAAGTTTAGATTTTAAGGAATTCGTAAAAGTAATTCACGCAGATTTTCACGATACACCAGTTGAACAGATTGAACAGTTGTTAAATATTGGGGAAGCCTTCACCAAAGATAGTCCAGTATCAACAGGGAAAAGATTGACTATAACAAGTGTGGCATTTCAGGGAGAAAAAATATCCGAAGAAGCTAACGACTATGCAGGAGATATAATAAACTATTCTAAAGCCATAGATTCTGGAATCAACATCTGGATCGCTGACAATCTCAAAGGAAAATCCAGTATTTTCAAAATCCTCAAATATGGCCTTACAGGAGCTAACTCCCTAAAAACAAATATTAAAAAATGGATCAAACTGATCTTGATAAACTTCAAAATCAACGAAAAAGAATACAGTATTTTCTTGGATTGCTCTAAAAGAAGCTTAAAAGGAATTCTCTACAGCTGTCATGTTCTGTCCATAGAACAGGTAGAAAATTTTAGTGAACAAATATTATTTGAAAGCTCAGGTGAAACCGAATATCAGAATAAAATACAGGATTTTTTCTTCAAACAATTCACCTACTATTCTTTACGATGGACGCAAAAAACCTCACAGAAAGACAAAAATGAGCTTCTCGAAGTGGGGACAAGTTGGAAAACCTATTTTAAATCCATTTTTCTTGAATCAAGTGACAGTGCAATAATGTTTGGTGACCAAGGCAAAAAAATATTTCAGATGTTATTGGGGCTTGAATTTACCTACGCCATCAATTATTTCAGCGTAGAAAAAGATAAACTTGTTTTCGAAAGGGCAAAAAAGAATTCTCTTCTCAAGGAGCTTGAATCTTCCCATAGCGAAAAGATTGAGCAGTTGAATAATCAATTGAAGGAAATCGATGATAAACTTGCAGCAGGTTCACAGCAGGCTACGTCCAAACTTGACCTGACCGAGTATTATAAAGAACGTGAAAATCTCTTAAATTCCCTTAAGGAAAATGGTGAGAAAATTAGTGCAGCTCAACAAAAAATTGATAGCGAAAAATCTGCACTTGATGCGATAAAAGAAAAACGTAAACAGCATAGCGAAGCAAAAGTACACTTGGACCGTGAAATACGTAAAGTCAACAAACAGATTTCTGATCTGGAAGAATACGTTGAAATTGGTATATATTTCGCAAACCTTGATATCAGTAAATGCCCAAGCTGCAACCACTCTATCTCGGAACATCAGAAGCAAAATGCATTAAGGGCCAAAACATGTTCTGTATGCCATGATGATATAGAACCGGAGCAGGACATAGATGAAAAAGAAATATATGAGGGAAAAATACGTAATTTAAAGATTACTTTGTCCGGGCTTCAAATTGATCTCGAAAAACTCAAAAACCGAGAAGAGAAAGATGACTATGATATGCATTACGCCAATATAATAAAATTTGGTCAGGAACTTGATCATCTTCTTGGTATGACAGACATTTCGGAAAGACTTGAAACTCTGAACGAAATTCTTAGCCAGCAAACTCTAGTTAACGATCCTATCGATGTAAATAGAGAAGAACTCATTGCTGAGAGAGCTGTCATAAATTTTCAACTTCAGGAAAAACACCCCACTTTAGCACAGGAAGAAAATGATTATGATCTCAAAATTAAAGTTTATGAAAAAGCTATCACAGAGCTCGGCACACAGCGTTTTAAACATAGTGAAAATGTGCTCAACCGATTATCTGCACTGATGCTCAACGAAATACATCAAATGGGTATGAAATCAATATCAGAAATCATCATCACTGCAAATTTTGACATAAAGTACAAGCAGGACGGTGACCATATTGGTTTTGAAGAAATAGCTGAGGGAGAACAGCTCAGGGCGAAACTTGCACTGTACCTCAGCCTGATCCAGCTGGACATCGAATACAATTTTGGACGCCATACGAAATTTTTGATTATTGACAGTCCGGCAAAAGAGGAAGCTGATGCTAATTATATGTCAGGTCTTTCTAATCTACTGGCCACTATTCATGAGCGTTTTGGGACTAAATTGCAGATTCTGGTAGGCTCGGCAGAAAGATCCTTAATTGATGCCGTGCCAAACCAACATGTAACACCAGAAGACCAATTCGTATTTTAAATGATCAGTATAACAGAATTTAGAGCCTATAACCTTCCGGCAAAAATTCAATATTTTGATAAGGGCGAGGACAACTATACAGAAGTCAATGCTATCGATATCAATCGTTTTTTTGTGTCTATATTGCAGGACGATGCGGAGAACCGTTACGTTAAACAACAAGCATTAAAAGCATTTATATCTCTTGTGGTTATAAATAAGATTAATTCAAGATATGCACTTTCACTACTGATCGATAATTGGAATAAAAACTGCGGGCTTCATTTAAATATTGAACGTTTAAGGGCACTATATCTTTTCTTTGATCATGATGAATCAGCAATAAATCATATATATAACGAAGGAACAAAAGATCTGCAAGGCGAGATTGTTGCAGAAAGCTGTCTACGCCTTGCACTATTTGAGTTAAAGAAAGCCCTTGCAACTGATTCCAAGTCGGACATTATTTCACATTTAGAAAATGCTGAGAATCATTTCAATAATGCTAACCGAAACATCGAAAATAGGATTGATGCAATCATTTATAGCACTATCTGCAGAATATTTATCAACATTTTACACGGAGATATTGACCGAACACCAGAGTTAATGACTGTACTGTCTGGGCACTTATTTATATTTGATGCAAATTCCCTAACCAATCATCGTTCATCTCTTTTCCTTGGTCTGTACCGATTGCTTTGGAATCTATTGGCAATCATTAGGGAAAAACCTGAAGACTGGCTTGATTTCAGGGATTCCATGAGCAGGATTTTTTTTCAGATTTCGCTCATTGAAGATGAATACCTCAACAATGTTCTTTTGGACAAAATCCTTATCTCCTCTTCTGCGAAGCTGATGAACAGAAAGTTATTGACCCCGTTTTTCGCTCTCCACTTCCATGCTCAAAAAGGCAAGATCAGAAATAGAATGTCCGAACTTGAAAGTGGAGAAGAATTCGATTTTCTAACTTCACTGCTAGAATTAATAGACAATCATCTTCAAAAAAAAAAATTAGATCAAGAATCTGTTGCCATTAAGCTTCAGACAATATTCCCAAATCGCAGCAATACTTCAATTGAAGATGTCATTGCGGACATTACAAGCTTTAACGATCCTATTCAGATACTTTCAGCCTATGAAAAATTGGCATCACCGACCCTGCAATCTTTCATCGATATAGTACTTGCAGCGTGCATGCGAATGCAAGCTAACCGGCTTTATTGGCCTCCTTGCCTGGAAGATGATCGTAATACATTTATCAGTGACCAGCTTGAAGCATTGGGTTATTATGTTAAAGATCAAACCAAAAGAGCCACTTCAGCGGCAGGCATTCTCGCAGGTGAAATAGATCTATTTATTTTGGACACCAAGAAATTTCCTTTCACTATCATAGAGGCCTTAAACCTGACCTCACTTGACAAAACAGATTTAACCACTCACCTAGATAAAGTTTTTAAATATGATTCCAATGGCAACAAAGCCAACTTTATGCTCGTTTACTATGATGGCAAAAATTATAGCGGATTTTCCAACAAATATTACAACTATATAGCAACGGAACATAATTACCATTATGCCCGACAATCAGCTAAAAAACACGAGTGGTTACAACAAAGCAATATCCGACTTTATGAAACGCAGCATAGCAGAAATGGTAAAATTGTTTCACTGTACCATATCGTCCTTCACACAAACCCACAATTTTAGGTTTGTTTATGCTAAATGGTTCCATTATCGTAGAATTGGACTTACATAGCGTATCCTATTTAACCTGTGTTCTAAAATTGTTCAGCATTATTAGATACCATTTCATATAAAGACATAACCATAAAACCGATAAAAAAATGACAGAAGAGTACCAAAATTGGTTCGAAAAACTCGCAAAAGATAGAGAAGAAAGTGCTATCATGCTTGAAAAGCCGTCCATGCGCGGAATTAAAAATAGTGTCGTGGAAAAATACAGTGACCAAGCCCACTTTATTTATGAACTCTTGCAAAACGCAAATGACGCAAAAGCAACAACATCCTCTTTTCAATTAACCGATGAGGGCCTATACTTTAAACACAACGGCACAATACATTTTAGCGTATCCAATCCAGACACAGAAGACATCGACAAGGAAAAAAATACACTTGGACACATTAATTCAATCACATCAATCGCCAATAGCAATAAAACAGAGTCATCCATAGGCAAATTTGGCGTAGGTTTTAAAGCTGTTTTTCAATACACGGAAACACCACATATATATGATCCAACCTTTCAATTTAAAATTGACAGGTTCATTATACCTGTAAAGTTACAGAAGGATTTAGATGAAAGACAGCAAAACGAAACTGTTTTTTATTTTCCATTCAACAAAACTGAAATGCCCCCGGAAAGAGCACATACGGATATTTTGGAAAAATTGAAAAAATTGGTGTTCCCTACGCTGTTTCTATCAACCTTACAAGAGATAAAATGGAAGGCAGCAAACCAAACAGGTGAATATACTAAGAGTAAGAGTAAAACAAAAAAACATAATCATATCTCTTATGAAAAAGTTGAATTATATCAACAAGTTGGATTGAGTCAAACCACAGAAAAATTATATTTATTTTCAAGTTCAACAGAAGAAAATCTTAACTACACTATTGGCTTTTTTCTAAATAAAAAAGACCGACTGACTGCAAAACAATATCCTGCATTCTGCTTTTTTCCGACAAAGGAAACAACAAATTTAAATTTTATCCTTCACGCCCCATTCTTGTTGACAGATAGCAGAGAAGGAATACATCGTTCAAAAGATCACAACAGTACGATGGTGGAGCTACTTTCTCAACTTGCAGCTGACAGCCTATCAATGTTGAAAGAACTGAATCTGATTGACGATGAAATTCTTGAAATAATTCCTTACAAGAATATAGAGTACGGTCATGAAAATTTCTTTGAGATCTTCTACAGCACAATTAAGCAAGTTTTCAAAAGCGAGGAAATATTACCTGCAAAAGGTGATTTTTTTGTTGACAAACAAAACGCTTACTGGGCTGATTCTCCTGATTTGGCAAATTTATTCTCTAACGAACAACTTGCAGAATTGGTGAAAAACGAAGACGCAAAATGGGTATTCTCAACTATAGGTAGGACAAAAGACAAAGAGGTTACAGATTATATTGATGGTGGTTCAGAAAGGTCCTGGGACAGAAAAGAGCCAAACTTGATCAAATCTAGTTTGGATTTTGAAAATAAAATTGCAGACCTAATCAATATTGATTTTATAAAAAACCAATCAAATGTTTGGCTTCATAAATTCTACGAATATTTAGCTGAAAGGAAATCATATCAGGATAAGTTCAAAACAAAACCAATTTTCAGGGATGCACAAGGTAATGCTGTTCCAGCATTTGAACAGAATGGTAAAGAATTACATGAAATTCTGTTTTTGCCTTTAGATGATCTGAATACAGCTTACAAGACCGTAGATGCTGAGTTACTAACGAATGAAAATACAAAGGAATTTTTTGAAAACTTCGGTATAAAAAAGCCAAGCCTAAAGGATGAAATTTACAATCATATATTGCCACTTTATGATAATGATGGAGAGATTGATACCGATGTCCACTTCCAAAAGTTCCTAAATTACTGGAAAAAAGAAGGTAGACCAGAAGATTTTATTGAATTAATAAAAGATAAAGAATTTATTTCGTTCAAGACAAAAGAAAACGACACTACTTTTCGTGGAATCGCAAATGAAATCTATTTTCCAAGTACAGAATTACATCAATATTTCGAAAGAAAACCTGACACAAAGTTTGTTGACTTAGAAGATTACCATACTTTTATCCAGGACGAAGCCGAACAACAAATTTTAAAAGAATTCTTGTTAAAATTGGGAGTTAGTATATTACCGAGGATACATGGTAAAGAAATAATAGATCATAAATTAAAAGAAAAATTAAATCTTAAAAAGTCGACCTATGGATATGACGATAGAAATAGGACCATCGACAAAGAAATTGATGGCTGCAAAGAACTTTTAACTAAAATTGATAGTAATGCTTCTTTAATCTTATGGAATTATTTAAAAGAATTACCTAATGCTTCCTATTCGAAAGGCAATCACAGATACTTCAATTATTCGCAACTATACCAATCTTTCGAATCAACGGTACTTACTTTATTAAAATCTGAAAAATGGCTTTTATCTACTAAAGATATATTTGTAGCACCTCATGAAATTACCATTTATGAATTATCAGAAGTTTATGCTTTTGACGCAGATTTAGAACATATCCTTGCATTTAAGCCTACTGTTGTGTTTACGGAAACGGAAAGAATTGCACAGAAATTTGAAAATGAACAGGAAGCGGAGGAAGCTAGAAAAGCCTTGGATGAAAAAAGGGAAAAGGAAAAGAGAAAAACAGAGAGAAATTCGTCAGGGAAAAATTCAGAGTTTCATATAGACGATTTATCTGATGCCATTGATAGTCTGGAGAATCTTGCAGAATCTGTAACACCACCAAAACCTGAAAAAGAACGATCAAATTCATTAGCTGACTTTGACCAAGATGAACAACTTGCCGAAGGAATTGAAGATTTAAAAAGGCAGCTTGAAATCAAAAAAAACAGAATCGATCTGGCTCAAAACATTAATAAGAGTGTCAAATATTCCTATGCTTGGTTTAAGGCTTATCTACAATTGCTTACAACATATACAGA
This genomic interval from Chryseobacterium joostei contains the following:
- a CDS encoding response regulator encodes the protein MISITEFRAYNLPAKIQYFDKGEDNYTEVNAIDINRFFVSILQDDAENRYVKQQALKAFISLVVINKINSRYALSLLIDNWNKNCGLHLNIERLRALYLFFDHDESAINHIYNEGTKDLQGEIVAESCLRLALFELKKALATDSKSDIISHLENAENHFNNANRNIENRIDAIIYSTICRIFINILHGDIDRTPELMTVLSGHLFIFDANSLTNHRSSLFLGLYRLLWNLLAIIREKPEDWLDFRDSMSRIFFQISLIEDEYLNNVLLDKILISSSAKLMNRKLLTPFFALHFHAQKGKIRNRMSELESGEEFDFLTSLLELIDNHLQKKKLDQESVAIKLQTIFPNRSNTSIEDVIADITSFNDPIQILSAYEKLASPTLQSFIDIVLAACMRMQANRLYWPPCLEDDRNTFISDQLEALGYYVKDQTKRATSAAGILAGEIDLFILDTKKFPFTIIEALNLTSLDKTDLTTHLDKVFKYDSNGNKANFMLVYYDGKNYSGFSNKYYNYIATEHNYHYARQSAKKHEWLQQSNIRLYETQHSRNGKIVSLYHIVLHTNPQF
- a CDS encoding coiled-coil domain-containing protein, which gives rise to MKSLDFKEFVKVIHADFHDTPVEQIEQLLNIGEAFTKDSPVSTGKRLTITSVAFQGEKISEEANDYAGDIINYSKAIDSGINIWIADNLKGKSSIFKILKYGLTGANSLKTNIKKWIKLILINFKINEKEYSIFLDCSKRSLKGILYSCHVLSIEQVENFSEQILFESSGETEYQNKIQDFFFKQFTYYSLRWTQKTSQKDKNELLEVGTSWKTYFKSIFLESSDSAIMFGDQGKKIFQMLLGLEFTYAINYFSVEKDKLVFERAKKNSLLKELESSHSEKIEQLNNQLKEIDDKLAAGSQQATSKLDLTEYYKERENLLNSLKENGEKISAAQQKIDSEKSALDAIKEKRKQHSEAKVHLDREIRKVNKQISDLEEYVEIGIYFANLDISKCPSCNHSISEHQKQNALRAKTCSVCHDDIEPEQDIDEKEIYEGKIRNLKITLSGLQIDLEKLKNREEKDDYDMHYANIIKFGQELDHLLGMTDISERLETLNEILSQQTLVNDPIDVNREELIAERAVINFQLQEKHPTLAQEENDYDLKIKVYEKAITELGTQRFKHSENVLNRLSALMLNEIHQMGMKSISEIIITANFDIKYKQDGDHIGFEEIAEGEQLRAKLALYLSLIQLDIEYNFGRHTKFLIIDSPAKEEADANYMSGLSNLLATIHERFGTKLQILVGSAERSLIDAVPNQHVTPEDQFVF
- a CDS encoding AAA domain-containing protein, with translation MTEEYQNWFEKLAKDREESAIMLEKPSMRGIKNSVVEKYSDQAHFIYELLQNANDAKATTSSFQLTDEGLYFKHNGTIHFSVSNPDTEDIDKEKNTLGHINSITSIANSNKTESSIGKFGVGFKAVFQYTETPHIYDPTFQFKIDRFIIPVKLQKDLDERQQNETVFYFPFNKTEMPPERAHTDILEKLKKLVFPTLFLSTLQEIKWKAANQTGEYTKSKSKTKKHNHISYEKVELYQQVGLSQTTEKLYLFSSSTEENLNYTIGFFLNKKDRLTAKQYPAFCFFPTKETTNLNFILHAPFLLTDSREGIHRSKDHNSTMVELLSQLAADSLSMLKELNLIDDEILEIIPYKNIEYGHENFFEIFYSTIKQVFKSEEILPAKGDFFVDKQNAYWADSPDLANLFSNEQLAELVKNEDAKWVFSTIGRTKDKEVTDYIDGGSERSWDRKEPNLIKSSLDFENKIADLINIDFIKNQSNVWLHKFYEYLAERKSYQDKFKTKPIFRDAQGNAVPAFEQNGKELHEILFLPLDDLNTAYKTVDAELLTNENTKEFFENFGIKKPSLKDEIYNHILPLYDNDGEIDTDVHFQKFLNYWKKEGRPEDFIELIKDKEFISFKTKENDTTFRGIANEIYFPSTELHQYFERKPDTKFVDLEDYHTFIQDEAEQQILKEFLLKLGVSILPRIHGKEIIDHKLKEKLNLKKSTYGYDDRNRTIDKEIDGCKELLTKIDSNASLILWNYLKELPNASYSKGNHRYFNYSQLYQSFESTVLTLLKSEKWLLSTKDIFVAPHEITIYELSEVYAFDADLEHILAFKPTVVFTETERIAQKFENEQEAEEARKALDEKREKEKRKTERNSSGKNSEFHIDDLSDAIDSLENLAESVTPPKPEKERSNSLADFDQDEQLAEGIEDLKRQLEIKKNRIDLAQNINKSVKYSYAWFKAYLQLLTTYTEKQDINRQKAILFQEIKPYKTDSKYFLLRGASSYISSDIENADDFKVSLVFDDQKKENIIVEGVSKKGQDLLIYCREKMSGSIVSRLSKVFKIEINFTPAIDLLDRLYKAFTNANYIDEWENIQESLPPLNYIYGPPGTGKTTTLCNKINSILSENPNAKFLVLTPTNKAADVICKKLLEINSNIYSARLSRPTDPELEESDIYIDSLDHKSINNINVIATTIHRLPYFEINAEKDGENFGYKLFKHKNFDHVIFDEASMTGLHYIAFALMSLFKTKRNTNFIIAGDPKQIPPVIEINDKELENFDFQDENIYKMVRLESFDPKEQAIREIDTIQNLDTQYRSIPKIGQLFSELSYSSLLKHHRDTANREPKPLPEKFKNLITSNVTFIDVPLDEDNSIYKVHKLFYSSYHIYCTIMVSEIIKEFDSANKDGQWTVGLIAPYKAQAIILNKLITSYGISKNIKVLSDTVHGFQGDECDMIFFICNPNNYFYSGHQKALLSKEYIYNVAISRAKDYLLILHPYTTIQNNIYINRIGQPYKNNFGNTKILKAKEIEQFLFKDGMYIENNTYISGHDNVNVFGLSEMKYFIKANDTAIDIQIKDPQNG